Proteins co-encoded in one Malus sylvestris chromosome 9, drMalSylv7.2, whole genome shotgun sequence genomic window:
- the LOC126582756 gene encoding DELLA protein GAI-like, translated as MKREHCHSSATASQNNSKPEYSSPPSSALNGKAKIWEDEQGYSGGGDMDELLAVLGYKVRTDDMADVAEKLEQLEMVMGSAQEDGVSQLSDTVHYNPSDLSGWVQSMLSELNTSDDMPSINGPLLAPGESSTITSTSFCNSQRTRVFSDDSEYDLRAIPGVAAYPPAHSSSETESTRKRLKTSIGSNSGGIEVSGAVSDPIRPLVLVDSQETGVQLVHTLMACAEAVQQENLKLADALVKHVGLLAAAQTGAMRKVATYFAEALARRIYRIYPQDCLDSSYSDILQMHFYETCPYLKFAHFTANQAILEAFATATRVHVIDFGLKQGMQWPALMQALALRPGGPPVFRLTGIGPPQPDNTDALQQVGWKLAQLAETIGVEFEFRGFVANSLADLEPSMLDIRQDEAVAVNSVFELHGLLARAGAVDKVLSSIKAMKPKIVTIVEQEANHNGPVFLDRFTEALHYYSSLFDSLEGSSGPSQDLVMSEVYLGRQICNVVACEGGDRVERHETLTQWRGRMDSAGFDPVHLGSNAFKQASMLLDLFAGVDGYRVQENNGSLMLGWHTRPLMVTSAWKLASSTE; from the coding sequence ATGAAGAGAGAACACTGCCATAGCTCTGCAACTGCAAGTCAGAATAATTCCAAACCAGAATACTCATCACCGCCATCTTCCGCCCTGAACGGCAAGGCCAAGATTTGGGAAGATGAACAAGGCTACAGCGGCGGCGGCGACATGGACGAGCTGCTTGCCGTTTTGGGATACAAGGTTCGGACCGACGACATGGCCGACGTGGCCGAGAAGCTCGAGCAGCTGGAGATGGTCATGGGGTCGGCTCAGGAAGATGGGGTTTCTCAGCTCTCTGACACCGTCCATTACAACCCGTCCGATCTCTCCGGGTGGGTCCAAAGCATGCTCTCTGAGCTCAACACCAGCGACGATATGCCCTCAATCAACGGCCCTCTTCTCGCTCCAGGGGAGTCCTCGACGATAACGTCGACGAGCTTCTGCAATTCCCAGCGGACTCGGGTTTTCAGCGACGATTCCGAATACGATCTCAGGGCTATTCCTGGCGTGGCGGCGTACCCGCCGGCACATTCGTCGTCGGAGACCGAGAGTACGAGAAAGCGATTGAAGACCTCAATTGGGTCTAATTCCGGCGGGATTGAAGTCTCCGGCGCTGTATCCGACCCGATTCGGCCTCTGGTCCTGGTCGACTCACAAGAAACCGGTGTCCAACTCGTCCACACACTCATGGCCTGTGCTGAGGCTGTCCAGCAGGAAAACTTGAAGCTTGCAGACGCGCTTGTGAAGCACGTGGGCCTACTCGCGGCTGCCCAAACCGGAGCTATGAGGAAAGTCGCCACGTACTTCGCTGAAGCTCTGGCTCGTCGGATTTACCGAATATACCCTCAGGATTGCCTCGATTCTTCCTACTCGGACATTCTCCAGATGCACTTCTACGAGACCTGCCCCTACCTGAAATTTGCTCACTTCACTGCCAACCAGGCAATACTCGAGGCTTTTGCCACGGCGACCAGAGTACACGTCATCGATTTCGGGCTTAAACAGGGGATGCAATGGCCAGCGCTCATGCAGGCGCTGGCACTAAGGCCCGGTGGCCCACCCGTGTTTCGCCTGACGGGTATTGGGCCGCCGCAGCCCGATAACACCGACGCGCTGCAGCAGGTGGGATGGAAGTTGGCTCAATTGGCAGAAACTATTGGGGTCGAGTTTGAATTTCGAGGATTCGTGGCCAATAGCCTGGCTGACCTCGAGCCGTCTATGCTTGACATCCGTCAGGACGAGGCCGTAGCGGTGAATTCGGTTTTCGAGCTTCACGGTCTCTTGGCTCGAGCCGGGGCGGTGGACAAAGTGTTGTCATCAATCAAGGCCATGAAGCCTAAAATTGTGACTATTGTGGAGCAGGAGGCGAACCATAAcgggccggttttcttggaccGGTTCACGGAGGCATTGCATTATTATTCAAGCTTGTTTGACTCTCTGGAGGGATCGTCCGGGCCGAGTCAAGATTTGGTCATGTCCGAGGTCTATTTGGGTAGGCAGATATGCAACGTGGTGGCATGTGAAGGTGGGGACCGAGTTGAGCGACACGAGACGCTGACTCAGTGGCGAGGCCGGATGGACTCCGCCGGGTTCGACCCAGTCCACCTCGGATCGAACGCGTTCAAGCAGGCTAGCATGCTGCTTGATCTTTTCGCCGGCGTAGATGGGTATCGGGTGCAGGAGAACAATGGGTCTCTCATGCTCGGGTGGCACACGCGGCCGCTCATGGTCACCTCGGCTTGGAAGCTGGCGAGCTCAACGGAGTGA